A stretch of the Agelaius phoeniceus isolate bAgePho1 chromosome 1, bAgePho1.hap1, whole genome shotgun sequence genome encodes the following:
- the LOC129120926 gene encoding leukocyte elastase inhibitor-like, protein MENLSTANSRFALDLLRRFSEANPTGNVFFSPVSISAALAMVLLGAKGNTEAQVLKTLHLDKVEDVHSGFQALTADINRSNAPYLLRLASRLFGEKSYSFLPDFLTNTRKLYGADLATVDFLQACDKARKEINQWVEEKTEGKIPDLLAEGSVDSMTKLVLVNAIYFKANWAEKFQEADTTDAPFRLNKNERRTVKMMYQKKKFNFGYIPEEKIRVLELPYDGRELSMIILLPDDTEEDSTGLQKMEKQLTLEKLQEWTRPEHLYSADVHVRLPKFKLEESYDLKSDLAAMGLLDVFDSGKADLSGMSGARDLFLSAVVHKAFVEVNEEGTEAAAATAGIAMLCMAIEEDFNADHPFLFFIRHNPTQSILFLGRYASP, encoded by the exons ATGGAGAACCTGTCCACTGCCAACAGTAGATTTGCACTTGATCTGCTCAGAAGGTTTAGTGAGGCCAACCCAACGGGAAATGTCTTCTTTTCTCCTGTCAGtatctctgctgctctggccaTGGTCCTTTTGGGGGCCAAAGGTAATACAGAAGCCCAGGTGTTGAAG acGCTTCACCTTGACAAAGTTGAAGATGTTCATTCAGGATTCCAGGCTCTGACAGCGGACATAAACAGAAGCAATGCTCCCTATCTCTTACGGCTGGCCAGTCGGCTCTTTGGAGAGAAGTCCTACAGCTTTCTGCCG GATTTCCTGACTAATACACGGAAATTATATGGAGCTGACTTGGCTACAGTTGATTTTCTTCAGGCTTGTGATAAAGCCAGGAAAGAAATTAACCAGTGGGTTGAGGAGAAAACAGAag GCAAAATCCCCGATCTGCTGGCTGAAGGCTCAGTTGATAGCATGACCAAGCTGGTACTGGTGAATGCTATTTATTTCAAAGCAAACTGGGCAGAGAAATTTCAAGAAGCTGACACCACTGATGCACCATTTCGATTAAATAAG AATGAAAGAAGGACAGTAAAAATGatgtatcagaaaaaaaaatttaattttggatACATCCCTGAAGAGAAGATCCGTGTTTTAGAGCTGCCTTATGATGGAAGAGAACTCAGTATGATCATCCTGTTACCTGATGACACTGAAGAGGACTCCACTGGACTGCAGAAG ATGGAAAAGCAGCTTACCTTAGAGAAGCTCCAGGAATGGACACGCCCGGAGCATCTGTATTCCGCTGATGTTCACGTGCGTTTGCCAAAGTTTAAGCTGGAGGAAAGCTATGACCTTAAATCAGATTTAGCTGCTATGGGCTTGCTGGATGTATTTGACAGTGGCAAGGCTGACCTGTCGGGAATGTCGGGGGCACGTGACCTCTTCCTCTCTGCAGTTGTCCACAAGGCTTTTGTGGAAGTGAATGAGGAAGGCacggaagctgcagctgccactgctggcatTGCTATGCTCTGCATGGCCATAGAAGAGGATTTCAACGCTGACcaccctttccttttctttattcgCCACAACCCAACACAAAGCATACTTTTCTTGGGCAGATATGCTTCCCCATAA